The following are encoded together in the Blautia obeum ATCC 29174 genome:
- a CDS encoding ABC transporter ATP-binding protein gives MIHIENLVKRYGDLVALNHLNLDIHEGEIFGLLGPNGSGKTTAINCLLSLLKYDKGTIEVFGQPMTPESYQVKQQIGIVLQNVAVFDELTVYENIDYFCGLYVSDKKRRKELVNEAIQFVGLEDYCKTRPGKLSGGLLRRLNIACGIAHKPRLIIMDEPTVAVDPQSRNKILEGIQKLNEQGSTIIYTSHYMEEVEQICTRIAIMDHGRVIASGTTEELKKMIKTGETITVEAILLEEKHLQDIRNLSHVFDVHYENQILSLRCTGAQHNLIRLLNYLQSQDITFGRVFSELPTLNDVFLEITGKQLRD, from the coding sequence ATGATTCATATAGAAAATCTGGTAAAAAGATATGGTGATCTGGTTGCTCTGAATCATCTGAATCTCGATATTCATGAAGGAGAGATTTTTGGTCTGCTTGGCCCTAACGGTTCCGGAAAAACAACCGCGATCAACTGTCTCCTCTCTCTTTTAAAATATGACAAAGGAACGATCGAAGTCTTTGGCCAGCCTATGACCCCTGAGAGTTATCAGGTCAAACAGCAGATTGGCATTGTTTTGCAGAATGTCGCTGTTTTTGACGAATTGACAGTATATGAAAATATCGATTATTTCTGCGGTTTATATGTTTCTGATAAAAAACGTCGCAAAGAACTGGTCAATGAGGCAATTCAGTTTGTCGGGCTCGAAGATTACTGTAAAACCCGCCCCGGGAAACTTTCTGGCGGTCTGCTGCGACGGCTGAATATTGCTTGCGGTATCGCTCACAAGCCTCGTCTGATCATTATGGATGAGCCTACCGTTGCAGTTGATCCGCAAAGCCGTAATAAAATTCTCGAAGGTATCCAGAAACTGAACGAACAGGGTTCCACTATCATTTATACTTCCCACTACATGGAGGAAGTAGAACAGATCTGTACCCGCATCGCAATTATGGACCACGGACGGGTAATTGCATCCGGAACCACTGAGGAACTGAAGAAAATGATCAAAACAGGCGAAACGATCACAGTGGAAGCAATTCTTCTCGAAGAAAAACACCTTCAGGATATCAGGAATCTTTCTCATGTTTTTGATGTGCATTATGAAAATCAGATTCTCTCTCTCCGCTGCACAGGTGCTCAGCATAATCTGATTCGTCTTCTGAACTACCTTCAGAGTCAGGACATTACTTTTGGAAGAGTCTTTTCCGAACTTCCAACTCTGAATGATGTCTTTCTGGAGATTACAGGAAAACAACTTCGTGATTAA